From a region of the Andrena cerasifolii isolate SP2316 chromosome 13, iyAndCera1_principal, whole genome shotgun sequence genome:
- the LOC143375887 gene encoding equilibrative nucleoside transporter 1-like codes for MAGSYTKKEFGVGTEEQTLLKDSNGSRIVPAKGTEPVRLSPGWEGTGRPDDELNFNGVTMDQADLELNPPRDRLNIVFYIMVLHGIGALMPWNMFITAKHYFVHYKLSKEYTGVDTNYATYFLGYLGFAAQIPNLLFNWLNIFIQLGGNLTTRIVWGIFIQVLIFVCTVILAMTDSSGWPGAFFWITMVSVVILNTANGIYQNSVFGMAAKLPAKYTGAVVLGANISGTFTALISFFSQYMAPNARTAAIYYFITALFILLGCFDTYFALPINRFYRYRELLHQKGVSKTQLENKATGKRDTPPYWKIFRQCLPQLFNTFFVFFVTLALFPAVQSDIQRADPDFVISKEYYTTIMCFLTFNTTALIGSSIASLIQWPSKKYLMIPVVLRVLYIPLFLFCNYQPTGIARVLPVYINNDWVYFVIAVTMGVSSGYFSSLSMMYCPRMVESQHSATAGMFGAASLITGIFTGLMFSMVMPSVVANVSLGLS; via the exons ATGGCGGGCAGTTACACGAAGAAGGAATTCGGCGTGGGCACCGAGGAGCAAACCCTGCTGAAAGACTCGAACGGCAGCCGCATCGTCCCCGCCAAAG GTACGGAGCCTGTTCGCCTCTCCCCTGGCTGGGAGGGCACAGGTAGGCCTGACGATGAACTGAATTTCAATGGAGTCACGATGGATCAAGCGGATCTTGAATTAAATCCTCCAAGAGATAG ATTAAACATAGTCTTCTATATAATGGTACTTCATGGTATCGGTGCCTTGATGCCGTGGAATATGTTCATAACGGCAAAACAT TATTTCGTTCATTACAAATTATCCAAAGAGTACACAGGAGTTGACACGAACTATGCCACGTATTTTCTTGGATACTTGGGATTTGCCGCACAAATACCAAATCTGCTCTTTAATTGGTTGAATATCTTTATACAGCTGGG TGGCAATTTGACAACGCGTATAGTATGGGGCATCTTCATACAAGTTTTAATATTTGTGTGTACTGTTATTTTGGCAATGACTGACAGCTCCGGCTGGCCTGGTGCCTTTTTCTGGATCACCATGGTCTCTGTTGTTATATTAAACA CTGCGAACGGAATTTACCAAAACTCCGTGTTCGGCATGGCCGCGAAGCTGCCCGCAAAGTACACAGGGGCTGTCGTCTTAGGCGCG AATATAAGCGGAACGTTTACAGCCTTAATCAGCTTCTTTTCTCAATACATGGCGCCGAATGCCCGGACTGCTGCGATATACTACTTCATAACGGCTCTTTTCATTCTCCTCGGCTGCTTCGATACGTACTTCGCGCTTCCGATAAAC AGGTTTTACCGGTACCGCGAACTGCTGCACCAGAAAGGAGTGAGCAAGACGCAGCTGGAGAATAAAGCGACAGGGAAACGGGACACGCCGCCCTATTGGAAGATATTCAGGCAATGCCTCCCGCAATTGTTTAACACGTTCTTCGTATTCTTCGTCACGCTAGCTCTCTTCCCAGCCGTTCAATCAGACATACAGCGCGCCGACCCTGACTTCGTGATCTCGAAGGAATATTACACTACCATCATGTGTTTCCTCACGTTCAACACCACCGCTCTCATCGGCAGCTCTATCGCATCGTTAATTCAGTGG CCTAGTAAAAAATATCTGATGATCCCAGTTGTTTTACGCGTCCTGTACATACCACTGTTTTTATTCTGCAACTACCAACCGACCGGTATCGCGAGAGTATTGCCAGTGTACATTAATAACGACTGGGTGTATTTCGTGATCGCTGTTACGATGGGTGTCAGTAGCGGCTACTTTTCGTCGTTGTCCATGATGTACTGTCCCAG AATGGTCGAATCGCAACACAGCGCGACGGCCGGCATGTTCGGCGCAGCCTCGTTAATTACAGGGATCTTTACCGGATTAATGTTCTCCATGGTGATGCCTAGCGTGGTAGCGAACGTGTCGCTTGGCTTGTCTTAA
- the Kaz gene encoding E3 ubiquitin-protein transferase Katazuke isoform X2 codes for MSDVKSLEHPTLKVPYELLNKKFRSAQKTLDREVSHVQAAANELLKGDGTGVPAEEISRLLGGVVARLQVLKRKAEESIAEELQAGMVCKRRLDHLKEHANTAPSVVNQWRRQRLDRMLIEYFLRKGYYKTATKLADGSELRDLTNIDVFMVSREVEKSLANHETARCVGWCHDNRSKLRKLGSTMEFNLRVQEFIELVRADRRLDAVKHARKCFANYDDHQLQEIQCCMGQLAFPANTSLSPYKDLLDEKRWDRLIEQFRHENYRLFQLASQSVFTVALQAGLSALKTPQCYSANKEGRNPNCPVCNESLNELAAPLPFAHCSQSRLVCSISGKPLNEYNQPMMMPNGYVYGEQALEKMAQENNGAVICPKTKEVFPYKKIEKVYVM; via the exons ATGTCAGACGTTAAAAGCCTCGAGCACCCGACGTTAAAG GTCCCCTACGAGCTGCTGAACAAAAAGTTTCGCTCGGCTCAGAAAACCTTGGACAGGGAGGTCTCGCACGTGCAGGCGGCAGCGAACGAGTTGCTAAAAGGCGACGGGACCGGAGTCCCAGCCGAAGAAATAAGCAGACTCCTGGGAGGAGTCGTGGCGAGGCTGCAGGTTTTGAAGAGAAAGGCGGAGGAGTCTATCGCGGAGGAGCTGCAAGCCGGCATGGTGTGCAAGAGGCGATTGGATCACTTGAAGGAGCACGCCAATACAGCGCCAAGCGTTGTCAATCAGTGGCGGCGGCAGAGACTCGATAGAATGTTGATAGAATACTTCCTTCGTAAAGGCTATTATAAAACAGCGACTAAGCTGGCAGACGGTAGCGAGCTTAGAGATCTAACAAACATAG ATGTTTTTATGGTTTCGAGAGAGGTCGAGAAGTCCCTGGCGAATCACGAGACTGCGAGGTGCGTCGGATGGTGCCACGACAATAGATCTAAGCTAAGGAAACTAGGAAGTACTATGGAATTCAATTTACGCGTTCAGGAGTTTATAGAGCTGGTGAGAGCTGACAGAAGGCTCGACGCTGTTAAGCACGCCAGGAAGTGCTTCGCCAATTACGACGATCACCAGCTGCAGGAGATACAGTGCTGCATGGGGCAGCTAGCGTTCCCGGCTAATACGTCCCTTAGCCCTTATAAAGACTTGTTAGACGAGAAGAG GTGGGACAGATTAATCGAGCAGTTCAGACACGAGAACTATAGACTCTTCCAACTGGCGAGTCAAAGTGTCTTTACGGTGGCCCTGCAGGCGGGCTTGTCGGCGCTGAAGACGCCTCAGTGCTACAGCGCGAATAAAGAGGGCAGAAACCCGAATTGCCCGGTGTGCAATGAATCTCTTAACGAGCTAGCTGCCCCACTGCCTTTCGCCCACTGCTCGCAGTCCAGGCTCGTTTGCAGTATCAGCGGGAAACCATTGAACGAGTATAATCAGCCAATGATGATGCCGAACGGATACGTATACGGGGAGCAA GCGTTGGAGAAGATGGCTCAAGAGAACAATGGTGCTGTGATTTGCCCGAAAACCAAAGAAGTGTTTCCGTACAAGAAAATAGAGAAAGTTTACGTTATGTAA
- the Kaz gene encoding E3 ubiquitin-protein transferase Katazuke isoform X1, translating into MSDVKSLEHPTLKVPYELLNKKFRSAQKTLDREVSHVQAAANELLKGDGTGVPAEEISRLLGGVVARLQVLKRKAEESIAEELQAGMVCKRRLDHLKEHANTAPSVVNQWRRQRLDRMLIEYFLRKGYYKTATKLADGSELRDLTNIDVFMVSREVEKSLANHETARCVGWCHDNRSKLRKLGSTMEFNLRVQEFIELVRADRRLDAVKHARKCFANYDDHQLQEIQCCMGQLAFPANTSLSPYKDLLDEKRMLNFCRWDRLIEQFRHENYRLFQLASQSVFTVALQAGLSALKTPQCYSANKEGRNPNCPVCNESLNELAAPLPFAHCSQSRLVCSISGKPLNEYNQPMMMPNGYVYGEQALEKMAQENNGAVICPKTKEVFPYKKIEKVYVM; encoded by the exons ATGTCAGACGTTAAAAGCCTCGAGCACCCGACGTTAAAG GTCCCCTACGAGCTGCTGAACAAAAAGTTTCGCTCGGCTCAGAAAACCTTGGACAGGGAGGTCTCGCACGTGCAGGCGGCAGCGAACGAGTTGCTAAAAGGCGACGGGACCGGAGTCCCAGCCGAAGAAATAAGCAGACTCCTGGGAGGAGTCGTGGCGAGGCTGCAGGTTTTGAAGAGAAAGGCGGAGGAGTCTATCGCGGAGGAGCTGCAAGCCGGCATGGTGTGCAAGAGGCGATTGGATCACTTGAAGGAGCACGCCAATACAGCGCCAAGCGTTGTCAATCAGTGGCGGCGGCAGAGACTCGATAGAATGTTGATAGAATACTTCCTTCGTAAAGGCTATTATAAAACAGCGACTAAGCTGGCAGACGGTAGCGAGCTTAGAGATCTAACAAACATAG ATGTTTTTATGGTTTCGAGAGAGGTCGAGAAGTCCCTGGCGAATCACGAGACTGCGAGGTGCGTCGGATGGTGCCACGACAATAGATCTAAGCTAAGGAAACTAGGAAGTACTATGGAATTCAATTTACGCGTTCAGGAGTTTATAGAGCTGGTGAGAGCTGACAGAAGGCTCGACGCTGTTAAGCACGCCAGGAAGTGCTTCGCCAATTACGACGATCACCAGCTGCAGGAGATACAGTGCTGCATGGGGCAGCTAGCGTTCCCGGCTAATACGTCCCTTAGCCCTTATAAAGACTTGTTAGACGAGAAGAG GATGTTGAATTTCTGCAGGTGGGACAGATTAATCGAGCAGTTCAGACACGAGAACTATAGACTCTTCCAACTGGCGAGTCAAAGTGTCTTTACGGTGGCCCTGCAGGCGGGCTTGTCGGCGCTGAAGACGCCTCAGTGCTACAGCGCGAATAAAGAGGGCAGAAACCCGAATTGCCCGGTGTGCAATGAATCTCTTAACGAGCTAGCTGCCCCACTGCCTTTCGCCCACTGCTCGCAGTCCAGGCTCGTTTGCAGTATCAGCGGGAAACCATTGAACGAGTATAATCAGCCAATGATGATGCCGAACGGATACGTATACGGGGAGCAA GCGTTGGAGAAGATGGCTCAAGAGAACAATGGTGCTGTGATTTGCCCGAAAACCAAAGAAGTGTTTCCGTACAAGAAAATAGAGAAAGTTTACGTTATGTAA